From the genome of Streptomyces ficellus:
GAACGTGCTCTTGATGTGGGCGTGCCCGTGAGCGACGTTCTTCTTTTCCTTGCGGCGCACCTTCTTGGCAGCGCCCTGACGACCCTTGGGGGGCATCTATAACTCCTACGGGAGGTGGTCGGTCCTACAGCGAAGACCGCTTGATCAAGCGTCCGCTGAGGACTACTTCTTGCCCGGCTTCTTCTTACCGGCGATGGCGCGACGCGGGCCCTTGCGGGTACGAGCGTTCGTGCTGGTGCGCTGACCGTGCACGGGCAGGCCACGACGGTGGCGGATGCCCTGGTAGCACTGGATCTCGATCTTGCGGCGGATGTCGCCCTGGATCTCGCGGCGGAGGTCACCCTCGGTCCGGAGGTTGGCGTCCACGTACTCGCGGATCTTGACCAGGTCCTCCTCGGACAGGTCACGAACGCGGGTGTTGGGGTTCACGCCGGTGGAGGCGAGAATCTCCTTGGAACGGGTACGCCCGATACCGAAGACGTAGGTGAGTGCGATCTCCACACGCTTTTCGCGCGGGATGTCAACACCGGAAACGCGTGCCATTCAATGGCTCCTGTGTGTTCGGGGGTCTTCCGCAAAGCCGCTCCCGACCGCCGTATGAGGTACGAATCGGGTCCCCGGCCCCCGCCGGAGGTGCCGCCGACCCTTGCGGGCTGGGCGGGCTCTGCGTATGTACGAATTTGC
Proteins encoded in this window:
- the rpsM gene encoding 30S ribosomal protein S13, whose protein sequence is MARVSGVDIPREKRVEIALTYVFGIGRTRSKEILASTGVNPNTRVRDLSEEDLVKIREYVDANLRTEGDLRREIQGDIRRKIEIQCYQGIRHRRGLPVHGQRTSTNARTRKGPRRAIAGKKKPGKK